One Chitinophagaceae bacterium C216 genomic window carries:
- the purC gene encoding Phosphoribosylaminoimidazole-succinocarboxamide synthase, with amino-acid sequence MSDFNFPEQTHFYRGKVRDVYTINDRLLVMIASNRISAFDVILPRPIPYKGQVLNQIAAYMLNATKDICKNWLLETPTANSALGYKCTPYKIEMVVRGHLTGHAWRTYNSGKRELCGVPLPEGMKENDPFETPIITPSTKASEGHDEDISKDEIIAQGLATAEEWAQLETLALALFKRGQELAAKQGLILVDTKYEFGKLNGEIVLMDEVHTPDSSRYFYAEGFEERQQKGEKQKQLSKEFVREWLIENNFMGKEGQQVPEMTDAWVQTISNRYIELYEKVIGEKFQPQDVTDEEQYEKISAALKRY; translated from the coding sequence ATGTCAGATTTTAACTTCCCAGAGCAAACCCATTTTTATCGCGGTAAAGTAAGAGATGTATATACGATAAACGATCGTTTATTGGTGATGATAGCTTCAAATCGCATTTCGGCATTTGACGTCATCTTACCCCGACCCATTCCCTATAAAGGTCAGGTACTTAACCAAATTGCGGCATACATGTTAAATGCCACTAAAGATATCTGTAAGAATTGGTTACTAGAAACGCCTACTGCCAATAGTGCTCTTGGATATAAATGTACACCGTATAAAATAGAAATGGTAGTACGCGGCCACTTAACCGGCCACGCATGGCGCACTTACAATAGTGGTAAAAGAGAACTCTGCGGGGTGCCACTCCCGGAGGGCATGAAAGAAAACGATCCATTTGAAACTCCCATCATCACCCCAAGCACCAAGGCCAGTGAGGGACATGATGAGGATATCAGCAAGGACGAAATTATTGCCCAAGGATTGGCTACAGCCGAAGAATGGGCTCAATTGGAAACGTTAGCATTAGCCCTCTTTAAACGTGGTCAGGAACTGGCCGCTAAACAAGGATTGATACTGGTGGACACTAAATATGAGTTTGGCAAACTTAACGGCGAGATTGTACTGATGGACGAAGTGCATACGCCAGATAGCTCGAGATATTTTTATGCTGAAGGATTTGAAGAACGTCAACAAAAAGGCGAAAAGCAAAAACAGCTTAGCAAAGAGTTTGTTCGGGAATGGCTGATCGAAAATAATTTCATGGGCAAAGAGGGGCAACAAGTGCCAGAAATGACCGATGCATGGGTGCAAACGATTTCTAACCGATATATCGAGCTATACGAAAAAGTCATCGGCGAGAAGTTTCAACCACAAGATGTGACCGATGAGGAGCAGTATGAAAAAATTAGTGCTGCATTGAAACGCTACTAA
- the hcf136 gene encoding Ycf48-like protein: MKRLTIVSSFLLLGTYFLAAQEVQIIAEVPGKSFRGLSIFKNTIWISGSQGTVGRSEDGGTTWQWHTVTGFEKTDFRDIEVLDESTAVIMGIASPAYILKTTDRGKSWHKVYENNHPDIFLDAMAFKNKKEGIVIGDPIDNKIFVAKTKDGGNTWQESNVLNLPPTQPGEAFFAASGTNIVWHKNKYYLVSGGNVSRLFVHDKMQLLPVAQGSVMRGANSIAIRDNHIWIAAGNYNDLKNQDSAFVYSNDGGKSWHYPQTMPGGYRSCVCAINKNTLITCGITGVDISYDGGKNWQSVSPISFNACAYSQQENAVYLVGNNGKVGKLPL, translated from the coding sequence ATGAAAAGACTAACAATAGTGAGTAGCTTCCTGCTATTAGGCACATATTTTCTTGCCGCACAGGAAGTGCAAATCATCGCAGAGGTGCCTGGCAAAAGTTTTAGAGGATTATCTATTTTCAAAAACACAATATGGATAAGCGGCTCTCAGGGTACTGTAGGACGCTCAGAGGATGGCGGAACCACCTGGCAGTGGCATACAGTAACGGGCTTTGAAAAAACAGATTTCCGAGATATTGAAGTATTGGATGAAAGCACAGCAGTAATAATGGGCATTGCTTCCCCAGCGTACATATTAAAAACTACTGATAGAGGAAAAAGCTGGCATAAAGTATATGAGAACAACCATCCTGATATTTTTCTGGATGCGATGGCTTTTAAAAATAAGAAAGAAGGTATTGTAATCGGCGACCCGATAGATAATAAAATATTTGTTGCCAAAACTAAAGATGGAGGTAATACTTGGCAGGAAAGCAATGTTCTAAACCTACCTCCCACACAACCCGGAGAAGCATTCTTCGCCGCCAGCGGCACTAATATTGTGTGGCATAAAAACAAGTATTACCTAGTTAGCGGCGGTAATGTATCACGCCTTTTTGTACACGATAAAATGCAGCTGTTACCCGTAGCTCAGGGCAGTGTTATGCGAGGTGCTAATAGCATTGCTATACGGGACAATCACATATGGATAGCTGCAGGCAATTACAATGATCTCAAAAATCAGGACAGTGCTTTTGTATACAGTAACGATGGAGGCAAAAGCTGGCACTATCCCCAAACCATGCCCGGAGGGTATCGAAGTTGTGTATGTGCCATTAACAAGAACACTTTAATCACCTGTGGAATTACAGGAGTCGACATCAGTTACGACGGAGGGAAAAATTGGCAATCGGTAAGCCCCATCAGCTTTAATGCATGCGCTTATAGCCAACAGGAAAATGCCGTATATTTAGTAGGTAATAATGGCAAAGTGGGGAAATTGCCATTATAG
- the vraS gene encoding Sensor protein VraS yields MQKLSNDIIVILSSSAFLFLITLFIVFLLMAYKRRDYKHLQEKQLLEEHFNNQLLRSQIEVQEQTFMQIGKELHDNVGQLLSTSRMLIGLAERSMTSPPDALFTANATLGKAISELRSLSKSLDKEWLSQFNLIENLKNEITRINATATIHASLQVTHQPALPSSKQIILFRIIQEAIQNAIKHSGCDKLIISLSKQDGHLVITVYDNGKGFQAEVCEKGLGLKNMESRTQLLGGKINFISEPGNTTITIHIPENKNHYEN; encoded by the coding sequence ATGCAAAAACTATCGAACGATATTATCGTAATTCTGAGCTCCTCGGCCTTTCTTTTTCTGATAACATTGTTTATCGTTTTCCTGTTAATGGCATACAAGCGCAGAGATTATAAACATCTACAGGAAAAACAACTATTGGAAGAACATTTTAACAATCAGCTGCTACGCTCTCAAATAGAAGTACAAGAACAAACCTTTATGCAGATCGGGAAGGAACTTCATGACAATGTGGGACAATTGCTAAGCACTTCGCGCATGCTTATCGGACTTGCAGAACGAAGTATGACATCGCCGCCTGATGCGCTGTTCACTGCTAATGCTACGCTTGGAAAAGCGATTAGTGAATTGCGTTCACTTTCCAAATCACTTGATAAAGAGTGGCTGTCGCAGTTTAATCTCATCGAAAACTTGAAAAATGAAATTACTCGAATAAATGCCACAGCCACTATTCACGCTTCTTTACAAGTAACCCATCAGCCGGCACTACCCTCTTCCAAGCAAATTATCCTTTTTCGCATTATTCAAGAGGCTATACAAAATGCTATTAAACATAGTGGCTGTGACAAACTCATCATCAGTCTATCGAAACAAGATGGACACCTTGTAATCACCGTATATGACAACGGGAAAGGTTTTCAAGCAGAAGTATGTGAAAAAGGCTTAGGATTAAAAAATATGGAATCCCGCACACAGCTGCTGGGAGGCAAGATCAATTTTATATCCGAACCCGGTAACACTACCATTACCATACATATACCTGAAAACAAAAATCACTATGAAAACTAA
- the degU gene encoding Transcriptional regulatory protein DegU: MKTKIGLVDDHQLFLKSLSLLLESFNTYEVVLEALNGKDLQEKIKGRKELPDIILIDVNMPVMNGIETTRWLTENYPSIKPAALTMNADDNTIISMFKAGCCGYLLKDTHPNELEKALEEIDKKGYYNADACNINFRRILMKADEIGELQLTPKELTFLQYACSELTYKQIAAAMNLSERTIDGYRETLFKKFNVQSRVGLCLEAIRKELVKL, from the coding sequence ATGAAAACTAAAATAGGACTTGTCGACGATCATCAACTTTTTTTAAAATCTCTGAGTTTGCTCTTAGAAAGCTTTAATACCTATGAAGTTGTTCTGGAAGCTTTAAACGGGAAGGATTTGCAAGAAAAAATAAAAGGCAGAAAAGAGCTGCCCGATATCATCCTGATTGATGTAAATATGCCCGTGATGAATGGCATTGAAACTACTCGATGGCTTACAGAAAACTATCCATCCATTAAACCGGCAGCTTTAACCATGAATGCTGATGACAACACCATTATATCTATGTTTAAAGCCGGCTGTTGTGGCTATCTGTTAAAAGACACCCATCCTAATGAATTGGAGAAGGCTTTAGAAGAAATAGACAAAAAAGGTTATTATAATGCTGATGCCTGTAATATTAACTTCAGAAGGATTCTAATGAAGGCTGATGAGATAGGAGAATTACAACTCACTCCGAAAGAGCTGACTTTTCTGCAGTACGCTTGCAGCGAACTCACCTATAAGCAAATTGCGGCAGCCATGAATTTAAGCGAACGCACCATTGACGGCTACCGTGAGACTTTATTCAAAAAGTTTAATGTACAAAGCCGCGTAGGGCTTTGCTTGGAAGCTATCAGAAAAGAATTGGTGAAATTATAA
- the cutC gene encoding Copper homeostasis protein CutC, whose translation MAYILEIATSDFESTKNAVAGGADRIELCANLGEGGTTQSFGVIKKCREQFPSTLIYPIIRVRGGDFFYTDEEYDCMYQDALQCKELQCDGVVVGFLKRDGSIDVERTARIVEAVHPLKVTFHRAFDRCVDPYRALEQLIEIGCERILTSGQQLTAPEGVELIAELNRIAAGRIIIMPGSGVRAENVATLAQKTGCREFHTSLRELQHSKMGFFPKAFADSTENNHYSVNTSSVRQLKDLLNSLS comes from the coding sequence TTGGCATATATACTCGAAATTGCTACTTCTGATTTTGAATCTACTAAGAATGCAGTAGCTGGAGGTGCAGATCGTATAGAGCTTTGCGCTAATCTGGGTGAGGGGGGGACTACCCAGTCGTTTGGGGTCATAAAAAAATGTCGGGAACAATTTCCTTCTACGCTAATTTATCCCATCATACGGGTGCGGGGTGGCGATTTCTTTTATACTGATGAGGAATATGATTGTATGTATCAAGATGCGCTACAATGTAAAGAACTTCAGTGTGATGGTGTGGTAGTAGGATTCTTAAAAAGAGATGGTAGTATAGATGTGGAGCGTACGGCCCGGATTGTTGAGGCAGTGCACCCTTTGAAAGTAACCTTTCATCGTGCATTTGATAGATGTGTAGATCCGTATAGAGCACTTGAGCAATTGATAGAAATAGGCTGTGAAAGAATTCTGACTAGTGGTCAACAGTTGACAGCTCCCGAAGGGGTGGAATTGATTGCAGAGCTGAACCGCATCGCGGCAGGCAGAATTATTATTATGCCGGGTAGTGGGGTGCGTGCCGAAAATGTAGCAACTCTTGCTCAAAAGACCGGCTGTCGAGAGTTTCACACCTCTCTACGTGAGCTACAGCATAGTAAGATGGGCTTTTTCCCAAAAGCTTTTGCCGATAGTACGGAGAATAATCATTATTCGGTAAATACTTCTTCAGTGCGCCAACTCAAGGATCTGCTAAATAGCTTATCTTGA